A genomic segment from Drosophila miranda strain MSH22 chromosome 3, D.miranda_PacBio2.1, whole genome shotgun sequence encodes:
- the LOC108160781 gene encoding lactoylglutathione lyase: protein MGDVTGISNAEAEALCKKPDKATEEFLFQQTMYRIKDPRKSLPFYTGVLGMTLLAKLDFPESMFSLYFMGYESADDIPKDPKERRSWALSRKATIELTHNWGTENDLRQIYHNGNSEPRGFGHIGLMVPDVYAACKRFEEQGVEFVKKPDDGRMKGLAFIKDPDGYWIEIFNAYTVRK from the exons ATGGGTGATGTCACAGGCATAAGCAATGCCGAGGCCGAAGCCTTGTGCAAAAAGCCGGATAAGGCAACAGAG GAATTCCTGTTCCAACAAACCATGTATCGCATTAAAGACCCCCGGAAGTCGCTACCCTTCTATACGGGCGTTCTAGGCATGACATTGCTGGCGAAATTGGACTTCCCCGAGTCCATGTTTTCGTTGTATTTCATGGG CTATGAGAGTGCCGACGATATACCCAAGGATCCCAAGGAGCGCAGGAGCTGGGCGTTGAGCCGCAAGGCAACTATTGAGTTGACCCA caacTGGGGCACTGAAAATGACTTAAGGCAGATCTATCACAACGGCAACAGCGAACCCCGTGGCTTTGGACACATTGGACTGATGGTTCCTGATGTCTATGCTGCCTGCAAGCG ATTCGAGGAACAGGGAGTCGAGTTCGTGAAGAAACCAGACGATGGCCGCATGAAGGGATTGGCCTTCATCAAAGATCCCGACGGCTACTGGATTGAGATTTTCAATGCCTACACCGTTCGGAAATAG
- the LOC108159899 gene encoding ras-related GTP-binding protein C — protein MSYDDDDYPADTFPKDFGYGTYNQDGLEMEPNSTGSSETKPRILLMGLRRSGKSSIQKVVFHKMSPNETLFLESTSKIVKDDINNSSFVQFQIWDFPGQIDFIEPTFDSDMIFGGCGALVFVIDAKDDYNEALTKFKNTVIKAYKVNQRIKFEVFIHKVDGISDDSKMESQRDIHQRSSDDLSEAGLNQIHLSFHLTSIYDHSIFEAFSKVVQKLIPQLPTLENLLNIFIPNSGIEKAFLFDVVSKIYIATDSSPVDMQAYELCCDMIDVVIDLSSIYSSEETAFDSGSSSLIKLNNNTILYLREVNKFLALVCILREENFNRQGVIDYNFICFRDAISEVFELRLKRQKQLENNEDEDLADDHTLIRHGNDGAVVT, from the exons ATG AGttacgacgacgacgactaccCAGCAGATACATTCCCGAAGGATTTCGGATATGGGACCTACAACCAGGATGGTCTAGAAATGGAGCCCAATTCGACGGGCAGCAGCGAAACGAAGCCGCGCATTTTACTAATGGGACTGCGCAGATCCGGCAAGAGTTCAATTCAAAAGGTTGTGTTCCACAAAATGTCGCCCAATGAGACGCTCTTCCTCGAATCGACGAGCAAGATCGTCAAGGACGACATCAACAATTCCAGCTTTGTGCAGTTTCAAATTTGGGACTTTCCTGGCCAAATCGATTTCATTGAGCCCACCTTCGACTCGGACATGATCTTTGGTGGTTGCGGCGCCCTAGTGTTTGTCATTGATGCCAAGGATGACTACAACGAAGCCCTAACCAAGTTCAAAAACACAGTGATAAAGGCTTACAAAGTGAACCAGCGAATCAAGTTCGAGGTTTTCATACACAAA GTTGACGGAATAAGCGATGATTCAAAAATGGAATCGCAACGTGATATACATCAGCGGTCATCAGACGATCTAAGCGAGGCGGGTCTCAACCAGATCCATCTGAGCTTCCATCTTACCTCCATATACGATCACTCGATCTTCGAGGCCTTTTCCAAGGTGGTGCAGAAACTAATTCCCCAGCTGCCGACGCTAGAGAACCTTCTCAACATCTTCATACCG AACTCTGGAATTGAGAAAGCCTTTCTCTTTGATGTGGTTTCCAAAATCTATATTGCAACGGACTCTTCACCTGTGGATATGCAAGCCTATGAGCTGTGCTGCGACATGATCGATGTGGTGATTGATCTGTCCAGTATATACAG CTCGGAGGAAACCGCCTTTGACAGCGGCAGCTCTAGTCTCATAAAGCTGAATAACAACACGATACTCTATCTGCGAGAGGTGAACAAGTTCCTGGCCCTGGTCTGCATACTGCGCGAGGAGAACTTCAATCGGCAGGGCGTCATTGATTACAACTTCATCTGCTTTCGCGACGCCATCAGCGAGGTATTCGAGCTGCGTCTGAAAAGACAAAAGCAACTGGAGAACAATGAGGACGAGGATCTCGCCGACGATCACACACTAATTCGCCATGGCAACGATGGAGCTGTGGTGACCTGA
- the LOC108159900 gene encoding 28S ribosomal protein S17, mitochondrial: MSRRGLLLMGQCMPCIKQNASKIRIRRMELDKNLNMYFKKDDFYFAHDPQKVCKTGDVVLIRELPERMTRLITHAVEKVVYPLGDITDPITGKKVVVGKYREDIEMANELFGKSKKSFDYDKAPPRGRLEGTKDFTHGETYIKYHEDGKDQPFAV, encoded by the exons ATGTCGAGGCGTGGACTATTGTTGATGGGCCAATGCATGCCCTGCATCAAGCAAAATGCCTCCAAGATACGCATACGCCGCATGGAACTGGACAAGAATCTGAATATG TACTTTAAAAAGGACGACTTTTACTTTGCCCACGATCCGCAAAAGGTATGCAAGACCGGCGACGTGGTCCTCATACGAGAGCTCCCCGAGCGCATGACCCGCCTCATCACGCATGCTGTAGAAAAAGTGGTCTATCCGCTTGGTGACATAACCGATCCCATCACTGGCAAAAAAGTGGTGGTCGGCAAGTACCGCGAGGATATCGAGATGGCCAACGAGCTGTTCGGTAAGTCGAAGAAGTCCTTCGACTATGACAAGGCCCCACCACGTGGTCGCCTCGAGGGCACCAAAGACTTTACCCACGGCGAGACGTACATCAAATACCATGAAGATGGCAAAGATCAGCCCTTTGCGGTCTGA
- the LOC108159898 gene encoding uncharacterized protein LOC108159898 isoform X2: MDFDFSDFSRQDLLDGIDNYALDLFMQVTAGVGGLEDSSAQHGGNDVLGAAAASKMDSPHTPPISLSSTPHVHGHLPESPPDSGSEPAYSPLNETHGVGLLPGRGDLIYSNLGPMGHSQAGSMLQTDMQYVSHQQQQQQQQQQQQQQQQQQMNVAGHNFAPPQVDVRIKHEAGLIMNPNSLLCQPLNEQQILQHPHNQLQQHQQHQVQVQPHPEMVQDQMIYQHYDNGPGPGPEPGPGPGIYGAGSYQNLSTCTLTSSLGLGDRVQVIGTSQLSLNRTSAPSTPVHSLSRKRKMSTTLDCAEFSPTAKVDAGLVMSPLRASHHSLTAPHSQSNSNSHEAGNGSVSDLAKTPAHSHCSASVSPALSGIHSQADNSLDGQSSHAAAGSGSGSGSEAGDTAQTQCIRFNAFQPENWHKLFDQSLQELSVIYYRVDADKGFNFSVSDDAYVCQKKNHFQVTCHARLQGDAKFVKTPSGFEKIKSFHLHFYGVKFEAPNQTIRVEQSQSDRSKKPFYPVPIDLQKHIVSKITVGRLHFSETTNNNMRKKGRPNPEQRFFQLVVGLHVHTISGNFPVMSHGSERIIVRASNPGQFESDVDLCWQRGLTQESIFHVGRVGINTDRPDESLVVHGNLKVSGHIVQPSDSRAKQEIGELDTSVQLRNLQKIRIVRYRYEPEFALHSGLRRQSDTREIVDTGVIAQEVREVIPDAVQEAGSVVLPNGDVIENFLLVNKDRILMENIGAVKELCKVTGSLETRIEHLERANNSHNSHQLRAKDLLEPRCLLPDRGALKSYISRRDGYEICSSRSLQIVIFVLIIVMAACLAAVSTLYFVEHNKQQQLDGYQLFGNSHIFRTDTPTHLSEEDRHYFQHSLHTLFKNKTHVAWPSLMYATSTSRPPASALVPRPGEDEAEELAAVMTKPQVNLQQQQQQQQQQQQSLKHSRITTSAPRFSNKTISSKKTKWPLSQEVLRQAASQKALQAVHGVRGGAPPPASANETSAPPSSSEKPTQSSQSQSQAISLPQDFENNSIDIDAQQQQLVGGKQPLSALKLDEHIVVVGTIASPTSEGAEGVSHSSDVGGTVGQAIRKLNTGDAVIYNVYKTVSPPTANLALTTNKVSTEPAQSTLSQALDAPPPAALPVHNSSGGHENPDALDLQNLSNTNESVDNPISALFGFVFPETGLRDSSVGRRSANQRSLDWIVHKTLKTGLFGQPAECTGDESVSDNCQSVCFEELPSSKTQPDNVDANVREQHVEDDLQSAEQEQDPDVLASQPALSANNETTFVHGKSSHNTDAQAKNAETQAVSIQNQSLGQGTPLEQLPRPEVDHPPIQLDCWSVTSCVLAAQYNSTIDIEKFCPSAGSSLNVSYIVPVSRYLQASNLELHFTSNKPLQWSICIDEDQAKANANANAQLNEDDEVPPSSGVKILKQLGNNKLVLALDLPEHGYFLRDFMLRASHDLEQQKLCDDSAHLANPILQYNFRIVRDCD, translated from the exons CTCGGCAAGACCTACTGGATGGGATCGACAACTATGCCCTGGACCTGTTCATGCAGGTCACGGCCGGAGTGGGTGGCCTCGAGGACAGCAGCGCCCAGCATGGAGGCAATGACGTTCTCGGGGCAGCTGCCGCCAGCAAAATGGACTCGCCCCACACACCGCCCATCAGCCTGAGCAGCACGCCCCATGTCCATGGCCATCTGCCGGAGAGTCCGCCAGACTCGGGCTCTGAGCCCGCCTACAGTCCGCTGAACGAGACGCATGGCGTGGGGCTGCTGCCGGGGCGCGGGGACCTCATCTACTCGAATCTGGGACCAATGGGGCATTCGCAGGCGGGCAGCATGCTGCAGACAGACATGCAGTACGTGtcgcatcagcagcagcaacagcaacagcagcaacagcaacagcagcaacagcagcagcagatgaacGTCGCGGGACATAACTTTGCACCGCCGCAGGTGGATGTGAGGATCAAGCACGAGGCAGGGCTGATCATGAATCCCAACAGCCTGCTGTGCCAGCCACTCAACGAGCAGCAGATACTGCAGCATCCGCACAATCAAttgcagcagcatcagcagcatcaggTGCAAGTGCAGCCACATCCGGAAATGGTCCAGGATCAAATGATCTACCAGCACTACGACAAcgggccagggccaggaccTGAGCCGGGACCAGGTCCGGGTATTTACGGTGCTGGCAGCTACCAGAATCTCTCCACCTGCACGTTGACCTCCTCGCTGGGACTCGGCGACCGGGTGCAGGTGATTGGGACCAGCCAGCTATCGCTTAACCGCACCTCGGCCCCCTCCACGCCGGTGCACTCGCTGTCCCGCAAGCGGAAGATGTCCACGACGCTGGATTGCGCGGAGTTCTCGCCCACGGCCAAGGTGGACGCGGGCCTGGTGATGAGTCCCCTGCGCGCCTCGCACCACTCCTTGACCGCGCCCCACAGCCAGAGCAATAGCAACAGCCACGAGGCCGGCAACGGGAGCGTCAGTGACCTGGCCAAGACACCTGCCCACTCACACTGCTCCGCCTCGGTGTCGCCGGCCCTGTCCGGCATCCACTCGCAGGCGGACAACAGCCTGGACGGACAGTCGAGCCATGCGGCGGCCGGCTCCGGCTCTGGGTCGGGCAGCGAGGCGGGGGACACCGCCCAGACGCAGTGCATCCGCTTCAATGCCTTCCAGCCGGAGAACTGGCACAAGCTGTTCGACCAGAGCCTGCAGGAGCTGTCCGTGATCTACTACCGCGTCGATGCGGACAAGGGATTCAACTTCAGCGTCTCGGACGACGCGTACGTGTGCCAGAAGAAGAACCACTTTCAGGTTACTTGCCATGCCCGACTCCAGGGCGATGCCAAATTTGTGAAGACCCCGTCCGGCTTTGAGAAAATCAAATCCTTTCACTTGCATTTCTACGGCGTCAAGTTCGAGGCGCCCAACCAGACCATCCGCGTGGAGCAGAGCCAGTCGGACCGATCCAAGAAGCCATTCTATCCAGTTCC GATCGATCTCCAGAAGCATATCGTCAGCAAGATCACCGTTGGCCGCCTGCACTTCTCCGAGACGACCAACAACAACATGCGCAAGAAGGGGCGCCCTAATCCGGAGCAGCGCTTCTTCCAGCTTGTGGTGGGCCTCCATGTGCACACCATTTCCGGGAACTTCCCTGTGATGAGCCATGGCAGCGAGCGGATCATCGTGCGCGCCTCCAACCCCGGCCAATTCGAGTCCGACGTGGACCTGTGCTGGCAGCGCGGCCTCACCCAGGAGTCCATCTTCCATGTGGGCCGCGTGGGCATCAACACGGACCGTCCAGACGAGAGTCTTGTGGTGCATGGCAACCTGAAGGTCTCCGGCCACATTGTCCAGCCCAGCGACAGTCGAGCCAAGCAGGAGATCGGGGAGCTGGACACCTCGGTGCAGCTGCGCAACCTCCAGAAAATACGCATCGTCCGCTACCGCTACGAGCCCGAGTTCGCCCTTCACTCGGGCCTGAGGCGACAGAGCGACACGCGGGAGATTGTCGACACTGGCGTCATTGCCCAGGAGGTGCGCGAGGTGATCCCGGATGCGGTGCAAGAGGCTGGCAGCGTTGTCCTGCCCAATGGCGATGTCATCGAGAACTTTCTGCTGGTGAACAAG GACCGCATCCTCATGGAGAACATTGGGGCCGTCAAGGAGCTGTGCAAGGTCACCGGCTCCCTGGAGACGCGCATCGAGCATCTGGAGCGGGCcaacaacagccacaacaGCCACCAACTGCGTGCCAAGGACCTGCTGGAGCCGCGTTGCCTGCTGCCGGACAGAGGGGCCCTCAAGTCCTACATCAGTCGGCGGGATGGCTACGAGATCTGCTCCAGCCGCTCCCTGCAGATTGTCATCTTTGTGCTGATCATCGTGATGGCAGCCTG CCTGGCGGCTGTGTCCACGCTGTACTTTGTGGAGCacaacaagcagcagcagctggacgGGTACCAGCTCTTTGGCAACAGTCACATTTTCCGCACGGACACGCCCACGCACCTGAGCGAGGAGGATAGGCACTACTTTCAGCACAGCCTGCACACACTCTTCAAGAACAAGACGCACGTGGCCTGGCCCAGTCTGATGTACGCCACGAGTACATCCCGACCACCAGCCTCTGCCTTGGTCCCACGCCCCGGGGAAGATGAGGCCGAGGAGCTGGCCGCCGTTATGACCAAGCCGCAGGTGaacctccagcagcagcagcaacagcaacagcaacagcagcagtcgcTGAAACACAGTCGCATCACGACTTCAGCTCCGAGGTTCAGCAACAAGACCATCAGCAGCAAGAAGACCAAGTGGCCGCTGTCCCAAGAGGTTCTGCGGCAGGCGGCCAGTCAGAAGGCGCTCCAGGCTGTGCACGGTGTACGGGGAGGGGCACCGCCTCCAGCCAGCGCCAATGAAACGAGCGCCCCCCCATCCTCATCCGAAAAGCCCACACAGTCGTCCCAGAGCCAGTCGCAGGCCATTTCCCTGCCCCAAGACTTTGAGAATAACTCCATAGACATTGatgcgcagcagcagcagctggtggGGGGGAAGCAGCCTTTGTCGGCTCTAAAGCTGGACGAGCACATTGTGGTGGTGGGAACCATTGCCAGTCCCACTTCGGAGGGAGCAGAGGGGGTATCCCACTCGTCGGATGTCGGGGGGACCGTCGGTCAGGCCATCCGCAAGCTCAACACTGGGGACGCGGTCATCTACAACGTGTACAAGACGGTGTCACCGCCCACGGCGAACCTGGCGCTGACCACCAACAAGGTCAGCACCGAACCGGCCCAGAGCACTCTCTCCCAGGCCCTGGACGCGCCACCCCCGGCGGCGCTTCCTGTCCACAACAGCAGCGGTGGGCATGAAAATCCCGATGCCCTCGACCTGCAGAATCTAAGCAACACCAACGAGTCCGTAGACAATCCCATCTCAGCGCTCTTTGGATTTGTGTTCCCGGAAACGGGCCTGAGGGACTCCAGCGTGGGCAGGCGGTCGGCCAATCAGCGCAGTCTGGACTGGATCGTGCATAAGACCCTGAAGACGGGGCTCTTTGGCCAGCCGGCGGAATGCACTGGCGATGAGTCAGTCAGCGATAATTGCCAG TCCGTTTGCTTTGAGGAACTGCCGTCGTCGAAGACACAGCCGGATAACGTAGATGCCAATGTCAGGGAGCAGCATGTGGAGGATGATCTTCAGTCCGCCGAGCAGGAGCAGGATCCCGACGTACTAGCCTCACAACCAGCGTTGTCGGCCAACAACGAGACTACCTTTGTCCACGGAAAGAGCTCCCACAACACGGATGCCCAGGCCAAGAACGCAGAGACACAGGCAGTATCGATCCAAAACCAGAGCCTGGGCCAGGGGACACCATTGGAGCAGCTGCCAAGGCCAGAGGTTGACCATCCTCCCATTCAGTTGGATTGCTGGAGCGTCACCAGCTGCGTCCTGGCCGCCCAATACAACAGCACCAtcgacatagagaagttctgTCCCAGTGCGGGCAGCTCCCTGAACGTTAGCTACATAGTCCCAGTGTCGCGTTATCTCCAGGCCAGCAATCTGGAGCTACATTTCAC CTCGAACAAGCCACTACAGTGGTCCATCTGCATTGATGAGGACCAGGCCAAGGCCAATGCGAACGCGAATGCCCAACTCAACGAGGACGATGAGGTTCCGCCCAGCAGTGGAGTGAAAATCCTCAAGCAGCTGGGCAACAACAAGCTGGTCCTGGCCCTCGACCTGCCCGAGCACGGCTACTTCTTGCGCGACTTTATGCTGCGCGCTAGCCACGATCTGGAGCAG CAAAAACTATGCGATGATAGCGCTCACCTGGCGAACCCTATACTCCAGTACAACTTTAGAATCGTAAGAGATTGTGATTAG
- the LOC108159898 gene encoding uncharacterized protein LOC108159898 isoform X1 codes for MDYPKALNGNARQDLLDGIDNYALDLFMQVTAGVGGLEDSSAQHGGNDVLGAAAASKMDSPHTPPISLSSTPHVHGHLPESPPDSGSEPAYSPLNETHGVGLLPGRGDLIYSNLGPMGHSQAGSMLQTDMQYVSHQQQQQQQQQQQQQQQQQQMNVAGHNFAPPQVDVRIKHEAGLIMNPNSLLCQPLNEQQILQHPHNQLQQHQQHQVQVQPHPEMVQDQMIYQHYDNGPGPGPEPGPGPGIYGAGSYQNLSTCTLTSSLGLGDRVQVIGTSQLSLNRTSAPSTPVHSLSRKRKMSTTLDCAEFSPTAKVDAGLVMSPLRASHHSLTAPHSQSNSNSHEAGNGSVSDLAKTPAHSHCSASVSPALSGIHSQADNSLDGQSSHAAAGSGSGSGSEAGDTAQTQCIRFNAFQPENWHKLFDQSLQELSVIYYRVDADKGFNFSVSDDAYVCQKKNHFQVTCHARLQGDAKFVKTPSGFEKIKSFHLHFYGVKFEAPNQTIRVEQSQSDRSKKPFYPVPIDLQKHIVSKITVGRLHFSETTNNNMRKKGRPNPEQRFFQLVVGLHVHTISGNFPVMSHGSERIIVRASNPGQFESDVDLCWQRGLTQESIFHVGRVGINTDRPDESLVVHGNLKVSGHIVQPSDSRAKQEIGELDTSVQLRNLQKIRIVRYRYEPEFALHSGLRRQSDTREIVDTGVIAQEVREVIPDAVQEAGSVVLPNGDVIENFLLVNKDRILMENIGAVKELCKVTGSLETRIEHLERANNSHNSHQLRAKDLLEPRCLLPDRGALKSYISRRDGYEICSSRSLQIVIFVLIIVMAACLAAVSTLYFVEHNKQQQLDGYQLFGNSHIFRTDTPTHLSEEDRHYFQHSLHTLFKNKTHVAWPSLMYATSTSRPPASALVPRPGEDEAEELAAVMTKPQVNLQQQQQQQQQQQQSLKHSRITTSAPRFSNKTISSKKTKWPLSQEVLRQAASQKALQAVHGVRGGAPPPASANETSAPPSSSEKPTQSSQSQSQAISLPQDFENNSIDIDAQQQQLVGGKQPLSALKLDEHIVVVGTIASPTSEGAEGVSHSSDVGGTVGQAIRKLNTGDAVIYNVYKTVSPPTANLALTTNKVSTEPAQSTLSQALDAPPPAALPVHNSSGGHENPDALDLQNLSNTNESVDNPISALFGFVFPETGLRDSSVGRRSANQRSLDWIVHKTLKTGLFGQPAECTGDESVSDNCQSVCFEELPSSKTQPDNVDANVREQHVEDDLQSAEQEQDPDVLASQPALSANNETTFVHGKSSHNTDAQAKNAETQAVSIQNQSLGQGTPLEQLPRPEVDHPPIQLDCWSVTSCVLAAQYNSTIDIEKFCPSAGSSLNVSYIVPVSRYLQASNLELHFTSNKPLQWSICIDEDQAKANANANAQLNEDDEVPPSSGVKILKQLGNNKLVLALDLPEHGYFLRDFMLRASHDLEQQKLCDDSAHLANPILQYNFRIVRDCD; via the exons ATGGACTATCCCAAGGCGCTGAATGGCAATG CTCGGCAAGACCTACTGGATGGGATCGACAACTATGCCCTGGACCTGTTCATGCAGGTCACGGCCGGAGTGGGTGGCCTCGAGGACAGCAGCGCCCAGCATGGAGGCAATGACGTTCTCGGGGCAGCTGCCGCCAGCAAAATGGACTCGCCCCACACACCGCCCATCAGCCTGAGCAGCACGCCCCATGTCCATGGCCATCTGCCGGAGAGTCCGCCAGACTCGGGCTCTGAGCCCGCCTACAGTCCGCTGAACGAGACGCATGGCGTGGGGCTGCTGCCGGGGCGCGGGGACCTCATCTACTCGAATCTGGGACCAATGGGGCATTCGCAGGCGGGCAGCATGCTGCAGACAGACATGCAGTACGTGtcgcatcagcagcagcaacagcaacagcagcaacagcaacagcagcaacagcagcagcagatgaacGTCGCGGGACATAACTTTGCACCGCCGCAGGTGGATGTGAGGATCAAGCACGAGGCAGGGCTGATCATGAATCCCAACAGCCTGCTGTGCCAGCCACTCAACGAGCAGCAGATACTGCAGCATCCGCACAATCAAttgcagcagcatcagcagcatcaggTGCAAGTGCAGCCACATCCGGAAATGGTCCAGGATCAAATGATCTACCAGCACTACGACAAcgggccagggccaggaccTGAGCCGGGACCAGGTCCGGGTATTTACGGTGCTGGCAGCTACCAGAATCTCTCCACCTGCACGTTGACCTCCTCGCTGGGACTCGGCGACCGGGTGCAGGTGATTGGGACCAGCCAGCTATCGCTTAACCGCACCTCGGCCCCCTCCACGCCGGTGCACTCGCTGTCCCGCAAGCGGAAGATGTCCACGACGCTGGATTGCGCGGAGTTCTCGCCCACGGCCAAGGTGGACGCGGGCCTGGTGATGAGTCCCCTGCGCGCCTCGCACCACTCCTTGACCGCGCCCCACAGCCAGAGCAATAGCAACAGCCACGAGGCCGGCAACGGGAGCGTCAGTGACCTGGCCAAGACACCTGCCCACTCACACTGCTCCGCCTCGGTGTCGCCGGCCCTGTCCGGCATCCACTCGCAGGCGGACAACAGCCTGGACGGACAGTCGAGCCATGCGGCGGCCGGCTCCGGCTCTGGGTCGGGCAGCGAGGCGGGGGACACCGCCCAGACGCAGTGCATCCGCTTCAATGCCTTCCAGCCGGAGAACTGGCACAAGCTGTTCGACCAGAGCCTGCAGGAGCTGTCCGTGATCTACTACCGCGTCGATGCGGACAAGGGATTCAACTTCAGCGTCTCGGACGACGCGTACGTGTGCCAGAAGAAGAACCACTTTCAGGTTACTTGCCATGCCCGACTCCAGGGCGATGCCAAATTTGTGAAGACCCCGTCCGGCTTTGAGAAAATCAAATCCTTTCACTTGCATTTCTACGGCGTCAAGTTCGAGGCGCCCAACCAGACCATCCGCGTGGAGCAGAGCCAGTCGGACCGATCCAAGAAGCCATTCTATCCAGTTCC GATCGATCTCCAGAAGCATATCGTCAGCAAGATCACCGTTGGCCGCCTGCACTTCTCCGAGACGACCAACAACAACATGCGCAAGAAGGGGCGCCCTAATCCGGAGCAGCGCTTCTTCCAGCTTGTGGTGGGCCTCCATGTGCACACCATTTCCGGGAACTTCCCTGTGATGAGCCATGGCAGCGAGCGGATCATCGTGCGCGCCTCCAACCCCGGCCAATTCGAGTCCGACGTGGACCTGTGCTGGCAGCGCGGCCTCACCCAGGAGTCCATCTTCCATGTGGGCCGCGTGGGCATCAACACGGACCGTCCAGACGAGAGTCTTGTGGTGCATGGCAACCTGAAGGTCTCCGGCCACATTGTCCAGCCCAGCGACAGTCGAGCCAAGCAGGAGATCGGGGAGCTGGACACCTCGGTGCAGCTGCGCAACCTCCAGAAAATACGCATCGTCCGCTACCGCTACGAGCCCGAGTTCGCCCTTCACTCGGGCCTGAGGCGACAGAGCGACACGCGGGAGATTGTCGACACTGGCGTCATTGCCCAGGAGGTGCGCGAGGTGATCCCGGATGCGGTGCAAGAGGCTGGCAGCGTTGTCCTGCCCAATGGCGATGTCATCGAGAACTTTCTGCTGGTGAACAAG GACCGCATCCTCATGGAGAACATTGGGGCCGTCAAGGAGCTGTGCAAGGTCACCGGCTCCCTGGAGACGCGCATCGAGCATCTGGAGCGGGCcaacaacagccacaacaGCCACCAACTGCGTGCCAAGGACCTGCTGGAGCCGCGTTGCCTGCTGCCGGACAGAGGGGCCCTCAAGTCCTACATCAGTCGGCGGGATGGCTACGAGATCTGCTCCAGCCGCTCCCTGCAGATTGTCATCTTTGTGCTGATCATCGTGATGGCAGCCTG CCTGGCGGCTGTGTCCACGCTGTACTTTGTGGAGCacaacaagcagcagcagctggacgGGTACCAGCTCTTTGGCAACAGTCACATTTTCCGCACGGACACGCCCACGCACCTGAGCGAGGAGGATAGGCACTACTTTCAGCACAGCCTGCACACACTCTTCAAGAACAAGACGCACGTGGCCTGGCCCAGTCTGATGTACGCCACGAGTACATCCCGACCACCAGCCTCTGCCTTGGTCCCACGCCCCGGGGAAGATGAGGCCGAGGAGCTGGCCGCCGTTATGACCAAGCCGCAGGTGaacctccagcagcagcagcaacagcaacagcaacagcagcagtcgcTGAAACACAGTCGCATCACGACTTCAGCTCCGAGGTTCAGCAACAAGACCATCAGCAGCAAGAAGACCAAGTGGCCGCTGTCCCAAGAGGTTCTGCGGCAGGCGGCCAGTCAGAAGGCGCTCCAGGCTGTGCACGGTGTACGGGGAGGGGCACCGCCTCCAGCCAGCGCCAATGAAACGAGCGCCCCCCCATCCTCATCCGAAAAGCCCACACAGTCGTCCCAGAGCCAGTCGCAGGCCATTTCCCTGCCCCAAGACTTTGAGAATAACTCCATAGACATTGatgcgcagcagcagcagctggtggGGGGGAAGCAGCCTTTGTCGGCTCTAAAGCTGGACGAGCACATTGTGGTGGTGGGAACCATTGCCAGTCCCACTTCGGAGGGAGCAGAGGGGGTATCCCACTCGTCGGATGTCGGGGGGACCGTCGGTCAGGCCATCCGCAAGCTCAACACTGGGGACGCGGTCATCTACAACGTGTACAAGACGGTGTCACCGCCCACGGCGAACCTGGCGCTGACCACCAACAAGGTCAGCACCGAACCGGCCCAGAGCACTCTCTCCCAGGCCCTGGACGCGCCACCCCCGGCGGCGCTTCCTGTCCACAACAGCAGCGGTGGGCATGAAAATCCCGATGCCCTCGACCTGCAGAATCTAAGCAACACCAACGAGTCCGTAGACAATCCCATCTCAGCGCTCTTTGGATTTGTGTTCCCGGAAACGGGCCTGAGGGACTCCAGCGTGGGCAGGCGGTCGGCCAATCAGCGCAGTCTGGACTGGATCGTGCATAAGACCCTGAAGACGGGGCTCTTTGGCCAGCCGGCGGAATGCACTGGCGATGAGTCAGTCAGCGATAATTGCCAG TCCGTTTGCTTTGAGGAACTGCCGTCGTCGAAGACACAGCCGGATAACGTAGATGCCAATGTCAGGGAGCAGCATGTGGAGGATGATCTTCAGTCCGCCGAGCAGGAGCAGGATCCCGACGTACTAGCCTCACAACCAGCGTTGTCGGCCAACAACGAGACTACCTTTGTCCACGGAAAGAGCTCCCACAACACGGATGCCCAGGCCAAGAACGCAGAGACACAGGCAGTATCGATCCAAAACCAGAGCCTGGGCCAGGGGACACCATTGGAGCAGCTGCCAAGGCCAGAGGTTGACCATCCTCCCATTCAGTTGGATTGCTGGAGCGTCACCAGCTGCGTCCTGGCCGCCCAATACAACAGCACCAtcgacatagagaagttctgTCCCAGTGCGGGCAGCTCCCTGAACGTTAGCTACATAGTCCCAGTGTCGCGTTATCTCCAGGCCAGCAATCTGGAGCTACATTTCAC CTCGAACAAGCCACTACAGTGGTCCATCTGCATTGATGAGGACCAGGCCAAGGCCAATGCGAACGCGAATGCCCAACTCAACGAGGACGATGAGGTTCCGCCCAGCAGTGGAGTGAAAATCCTCAAGCAGCTGGGCAACAACAAGCTGGTCCTGGCCCTCGACCTGCCCGAGCACGGCTACTTCTTGCGCGACTTTATGCTGCGCGCTAGCCACGATCTGGAGCAG CAAAAACTATGCGATGATAGCGCTCACCTGGCGAACCCTATACTCCAGTACAACTTTAGAATCGTAAGAGATTGTGATTAG